Part of the Methylorubrum populi genome is shown below.
CGTCTCACCCGCGGCGGCGCCAAGAAGCGCCCCTACTACCGCATCGTCGTCGCCGACGCCCGCGCCCCGCGCGACGGCCGCTTCATCGACAAGGTCGGCGCCTACGACCCGATGAAGGCCAAGGACGATCCGGCCCGCATCGTCCTCGACAACGAGAAGATCCAGTCCTGGCTCGCCAAGGGCGCGCAGCCGACCGACCGCGTCCTGCGCTTCCTCGACGCCGCCGGCCTCGCCAAGCGCCCGGCCCGCAACAACCCGCAGAAGGCGGAGCCGGGCGAGAAGTCCAAGGAGCGCGCCGCCAAGCGCGCCGAGAAGGCCGCCGCCCCGGCCGAAGACGCCGCGGCCTGAGCCGATCGCCTCCCTCCCCCTCGCGGGGGAGGGTTTAGGGGCGGGGGTCGCGCAACGGGCACCGTTGCGCCTCTGCCAGCATCACCCCCCGCCCCTCGCTCCTTTCCTGTTTGAGGAAGGGACGAACGCGCCGTCATCGAGGCACCTTGCATGGCCCGCCGCCCCGGATCCTCATCGCGTGGACCTGCGCGGTCCGCCGAACGCCTCGCTCCGGAGGCCGTCACCTCGGCCCGCAAGCCGCAAGGCGCCAAATCCGTCCCGCCCGCCTCGCCCGATCCGGGCCTCGTCCTGCTCGGTGAATTCGGCCGGCCGCACGGCCTGCACGGCGAAGTGCGCCTGAAATCCTACACCGGCGAACCCCTGGCGATTGCGGGCTACGGTCCCCTGCGCGCTTCCGACGGCCGCACCCTCGAACTCAAGG
Proteins encoded:
- the rpsP gene encoding 30S ribosomal protein S16, translating into MSLKIRLTRGGAKKRPYYRIVVADARAPRDGRFIDKVGAYDPMKAKDDPARIVLDNEKIQSWLAKGAQPTDRVLRFLDAAGLAKRPARNNPQKAEPGEKSKERAAKRAEKAAAPAEDAAA